A part of Streptomyces sp. NBC_01497 genomic DNA contains:
- a CDS encoding (2Fe-2S)-binding protein, giving the protein MPLSPAPAGPLAPPSSSPFADAYLRLTEVFPSLHVEVRGAGEPPRTGEGWVTAAALASDSAALDAFLAWDEGQIRRDWGQEARPDVLASMALHRYAWPACLLVTVPWFLQRRVPRLPPSALSFQRTLGRMSVSLGEFACLPDDPAVGTPGARVVRGEEALRAEVRSAVADHLTPLLGAFGPRMRRRGRALWGMATDEIVEGLWYVGHLLGEEERAVRELGLLMPGTSAPYAGAAGFRELGAEDGRVVPTRDRVSCCLFYTLRPDDTCVTCPRTCDSERARKLSASA; this is encoded by the coding sequence ATGCCCCTGTCCCCCGCGCCGGCCGGCCCGCTCGCCCCGCCGTCGTCCTCGCCGTTCGCGGACGCCTACCTGCGGCTGACGGAGGTGTTCCCCTCCCTGCACGTCGAGGTGCGGGGCGCCGGCGAACCGCCCCGCACCGGCGAGGGCTGGGTGACGGCGGCGGCGCTCGCGTCCGACTCCGCCGCACTCGACGCGTTCCTGGCCTGGGACGAAGGGCAGATCCGCCGCGACTGGGGCCAGGAGGCCCGGCCCGACGTGCTCGCGAGCATGGCGCTGCACCGTTACGCGTGGCCCGCCTGCCTGCTCGTCACCGTGCCGTGGTTCCTGCAGCGCAGGGTGCCCCGCCTGCCGCCGTCGGCGCTGTCCTTCCAGCGCACACTGGGCCGGATGTCCGTGAGCCTCGGCGAGTTCGCCTGTCTGCCGGACGACCCGGCAGTGGGCACACCCGGCGCCCGGGTCGTACGGGGTGAGGAGGCGCTGCGCGCCGAGGTGCGCTCCGCGGTGGCGGACCATCTGACGCCGCTGCTCGGGGCGTTCGGTCCCCGGATGCGGCGCCGTGGGCGCGCGCTGTGGGGTATGGCGACGGACGAGATCGTCGAGGGCCTCTGGTACGTCGGCCATCTGCTGGGCGAGGAGGAGCGCGCCGTCCGTGAGCTGGGGCTTCTCATGCCAGGGACGTCCGCACCGTATGCCGGGGCCGCCGGCTTCCGCGAACTCGGCGCCGAGGACGGGCGCGTAGTGCCGACCCGCGATCGCGTCTCCTGCTGTCTGTTCTACACTCTGCGTCCTGACGACACGTGCGTCACATGCCCCCGCACATGTGACAGCGAGCGGGCGCGGAAGCTGAGCGCCTCCGCCTGA
- a CDS encoding GntR family transcriptional regulator, whose translation MEQRRADPSATRPPYTAARGGAAEAGGIPGTRGDGPVPAGGHHPAFASVPPSAPARGGPSVPAPASASGALPLPVQVRRHSVRGQILDALRSALAAGELAPGEVYSAPALGRRFGVSATPVREAMQRLAAEGSVEVVPNRGFRVAEREPAELAELAEVRALIEVPVLLRLARADPAPAWEELRPAAERCTAAAALGDRGTYVEHDRAFHRALLSLGGNRQLVLVAEDLHRRSQWPSTGSGAVRRADLIADAAEHTALLDALVARNLPGVAALVREHFTGADC comes from the coding sequence GTGGAGCAGCGCCGGGCGGACCCGTCCGCCACGCGGCCTCCGTACACCGCCGCGCGAGGCGGAGCGGCCGAGGCGGGCGGGATCCCGGGGACGCGTGGGGACGGCCCCGTACCCGCGGGCGGCCACCATCCGGCCTTCGCGTCCGTGCCGCCTTCCGCGCCCGCGAGGGGCGGCCCGTCCGTGCCGGCTCCCGCATCCGCGTCCGGCGCCCTGCCGCTGCCCGTACAGGTGAGGCGGCACTCCGTACGCGGTCAGATCCTGGACGCGCTGCGGAGTGCCCTCGCCGCCGGCGAGCTGGCTCCCGGTGAGGTCTACTCGGCTCCCGCACTCGGCCGCCGGTTCGGCGTCTCCGCGACACCCGTACGGGAAGCCATGCAACGGCTGGCCGCCGAGGGGAGCGTCGAGGTCGTGCCCAACCGCGGCTTCCGGGTCGCCGAACGCGAACCCGCCGAACTCGCCGAGCTCGCCGAGGTACGGGCCCTGATCGAGGTACCCGTCCTGCTGCGGCTCGCGCGCGCCGACCCGGCGCCCGCGTGGGAGGAACTGCGGCCGGCCGCCGAGCGGTGCACCGCCGCGGCCGCGCTGGGCGACCGGGGCACGTACGTCGAGCACGACCGGGCGTTCCACCGTGCCCTGCTCTCGCTGGGCGGCAACCGGCAGCTCGTCCTGGTCGCCGAGGACCTGCACCGGCGCTCCCAGTGGCCGTCCACCGGGAGCGGGGCGGTACGCCGCGCCGACCTCATCGCGGACGCCGCGGAACACACCGCGCTCCTCGACGCACTCGTGGCCCGCAATCTGCCGGGCGTCGCCGCGCTGGTACGGGAACACTTCACGGGCGCGGACTGCTGA